GTCGATCTTTTCCAGtaccaaatatttttgaatctgAGATTTGCTGATTGGCTCTACAAAACTATCTAGTAAGTTGACAATGTTTGGATGTTGCACTCTCATTAGGATGTTAGTTTCCTCCCTAAATtgtttattctttttttggtcGTCATTTTGCTGAGCGTGGAATATTTTCACAGCTACTTGCTGAccagtttttttgtttttggcTTCTTTCACCAGGGCGTAGTGCCCTGCACCTAATTCTTTACctaataaatatttatcaAAGAACGACACAGGCCTTGTCTTATTCAGTTTTCTAATTGCGGCACTCGTTGTAGCATTTTGGCTACTTGTAGCACTTATTTGCGGTTTCTTGAAAACTTCGTCGTCGTTCTTATATGAACGACTTTCTGAACTTACCTTTTCATCGTCATTTTCGATGTCAgtagaagatgaagatgcgtacttgaacaaaaaggaGCAACTTTTGCCAAAGACAATTCTGTCACCATTCTTAAGGATGTAGTCTTTCTTCACCAAACGATTACCATTAATAAAAGTTCCGTTTCTGCTCTTATCGATAACATTAatcaaatttctttggaAATTATCCACATCCATTTGCAGTAGATGAAACTCAGCATGGAAAGTCGAGATGTCAGGCTCACTCAATATAACGTCGCACGACCTACTTCTACCGATTGTAGTAACGTTTCTATTTGTTATTTCCACTTTTTGCTCCTTTCCGGGTATTAAGTTCACCAGATGGCCCAGACAAGTGTATTCTGAGCTGGGCTTATTACTTCGTTGCTGTCTTTTGAATGAAGAGTCAGTTACATCACCAGAGTGCTCTCTTTTCGTGGACAAACTCATCTTCACTATAATTGCCTTTTTTACTGTATGTTAAGCCCCTTTACTTGTTACTCTCGACTATAAAGGGTTCTCATTTCctcctttttcaacaatatctaataattttccaaaatcatttgaaaaataccatggaaataaaatggaaaaaagtaaacaaaCGCGTCGCGTCAcgtaatttttttcttttcacaCACATACCATCgtattactattttttctatGGTTATATGTCGTATGTATCTATTTATGGTATTCAGGGGCTTCTATTCCTTATCTTCTAACTCATAAATGACTTTGCCATCAGTAATAGGGTTATATTCTTTGTTTAGGAACTGTGAGAACTTTGTTAAGTTATTTAAGCCTCTGATTTCTCCAGCACATAATGGCATTTTAACGACATGGAAATCTTCGTACAATTCGTCGATTTGGTCCAAGTACTTCTTTTGCATCTTCCATCTTGCCTGACATCTCTTACAGTTGTGCTCTTGATCGTTTTCAGCAAATAATAATTGGTTGACAATGATGGAATTAACGTCCATATCGTAGGAAATCAATTCCTGAATTAGTCTTTCAGTTTCATATAAGGATAAGAATTCACTGATACAAACGCAAACAAAAGTCGTTAGGTCAGGATCCGTGAATTGTTGTCTGATGGTCTCGACATTAGCCTTTAACTCGTTCAATTTTCCAGAGATATCGACATTACCTGCGCCCATAAAAGAGTTTAGCATTGGGCCCAATTTGTTGGTAATTTCACCGAACTTTTCCAAAAGCTTGGATAAAGTATTTGGTAGTTGTAGAAATCTTAATGTGTGGCCAGTTGGAGCAGTGTCAAAAATAACAGTATCGAAGGTTTCACCTTCGCCCTGTTCTTGCCTTTTAATGTGCTTCATGACTTCCATGAAGGATAAAGCTTCGTCGATACCAGGGATGGAACCGGTCAAATCAGCAAGAGCACCACCTTGAAGCAAGCTTCCTAGATCGTCACCTTGACCGTCACTTCCGTTATTGTTAGCGCGTGAAACTGCCATGTCGTTCATATCCTTCAAAGCAGCGGATGGATCGATTTCCATACATGATAGATTATTCATGCCTGTCACCTTTCTGGCGTCTTTACCAAATTTCTCACCGAATGCATCACTTAAGTTATGGGCAGGATCAGTAGAGATCAGTAGGAACTGTTTGTTTGGTTGACTCAAAGCCATTTGGATAGCAATGGAACATGATGAAGTAGTCTTACCAACACCACCTTTACCACCAACGAAAATCCACTTATGAGTGGTAGAGGTAATTAAAGAGTGCAAATTAGGTTCCACGGTTAAATCCATAATTACAATGTGATgatcttcttgttcttgtcGTACGTTTTCCTAAACGCTGCGTTGGCTTCCCTCAACTTGTTTGAAGTTGCCACCGTTTTATCCATTTTcgcttttgaaaaaaaaaaaatggttgAGAATCCCCAGCACTATTAATTAGTACTATTGTTACGAAGATCTTGTGATAAAAAAGGGATGTAATAATTTGCATTGAACCAACCTGAATTGAGCAAGTTTATCATATAGTTACAATGTCTGAACAGGAGTCTGATGAAGTTAAGCGTATGAAACAATTGGAAGAGGCTAGAAAGAGAGtagaagaattgaagaaaaagaaaaataaaaagaataaaggtaagaagaataaaaatagcaGTGCCACAGGCTCTATAGGATCTGAAACTCCTGATTTAGAGGGCACACCAGGCGAAGAGTCCACACAGGAGGAGACTGTGAAAGCAAATTCCACCAAAAGTGAAAACAACGATCAAAATGACGTGGATGAGGAgagtgaagaaaaagaaatagaacaGGTTAAATCAGATCCTTCGGGCACAacagaaaaagatattGAGGAAATAAATAGTACTTCATCAAATGTGGGAAAGGATGATGCAGAAAacacaaaaaaagaggaagtTCAAGAAgttataaaaaataacaacgATGAGCAAACAGCAGATGCCGGAAAGACCATAGAACCacaagaggaaaagaaaattgtaCAAACTCAAGAAGGAAACGAACCTTCAAATACATCAGAAGCAGCAGACGATTTATTTGCCAATGACGGCAATGAAGAATCTGACTTTCTCACCACGAttaaaaagcaaaaagaagaagatgagtTGACCAAACTAAGGGCGGAAAATGAGAAACTCACACAGGAAAATAAACaactgaaatttttgaatatggaaaatgaaactaCTGTCGATGACCTACAGGATCAATTgcaggaaaaagaagacatCATTAATGGTTTACAAAACGATTTGCAAACCGCAAGGGATGAATTAATTGCCGCAgtagaaaaattaaaattagCAGAAGCTAAGGCAGCAAGAAATACCACAGCAACTCCTATTCAATTTGCGGATTTCAACACTTCAAGCAATAATCTAACTCCCTCACAATCTGTAACCAATTCTGGTACGCAGGTGGCCCACGGGAATAATATGGAAGTGGATCGCGTTATGCTGAACAAATGGCGCCAGTGGAACGTAGACATGACCACTTGGAGAAGTATTGGTTCTGGCCCAATAATGGAATTTTGAGAATGAATATTTTCGCgtatatattttaattAAGGGtttatatacataaaaGATATATCTAATGATCTGATCTGAGTCCCGACTTTTTATATGTGCTCTATGCTTGTATTATGCTCATTTATCTTTACTTGgtttctcattttttagAGGTGgcaaaattggaaaatcCCATCATTTGACTGACTTTTGATTCACTCTCAATAGAAGGCTTAGTAGCCACTTTCTTTGCTTTCTCCACATCTGTGTCCAAAAGCCTTTTCCTCTTGGACTGAGTCTCCATAGAACGCACCTCTACAAAATCCTTTATCAAGTTATGATAGCACAACTCAAACTCCTCTTGCGGTACGTCATCATTATCTCTTATATCTATAATTAACGGTTCATCaaacaaattttcaaattttatTGCATGGACCTTGTGGTTGAGATGATCAATGTATTGTAAAGTGTCTTTGAAGGTTAGGTTACAAATATCGCAGTAAAATCCGAACTTCTTTCCCCTCTTGAAAGACGATAAGCTCTCTGTATTTGCTGTTAGTTTCCTTTTATTTAGGTCTTTTAGCGAGCCCTTGATTAAATGATCGTAATTTGTATATTTGGATTTTAAAGCTTGTAATTCAATCGGTGTTAGCGTAGCCTTTAAGGATCGATCGTCATAGCCGCTTCTAGCCTGCTCAGCATACTCCTCTCTATCCCAAGTTCTTCTGCCAAAATTCGACATTAGCTTTCTCGAATTTTTGTCAGCTAAGGCTTGTAGGAACTTCTGGTTTTGATGAACTTTCGCATCAACTGTTTTCTATTTAGCGGCGCATTCGATTAAACTTCTTCCTTTCTtaggagaaaaaaaagaaaaatcatACTTATGTATTTTCTGCATTTTATAAGTTTATTTAGGAATTCTTACTCTGGTACTTGTGAgtatacatacatatatatacatgtaAACCTAATACAAGACACTTGCCTTTTCAAATAGTTGATCGACGACTTTATTTAGTTGCCCGACTAATTCCAATGCAGAGTCGTACGTGGCATCCTGATTCGGAGTTTCGTAAACGTAAAGCCAACCATTACCTTGATCCAGAACACCGTAGAATATCTTATCTAGTATCATTTGGGAGAGCTTTCCTTCAACTTGTTGAGTATCCAGACCGATTATTTTGGAAATGTGGGATATTTCCACACATTCAAATGGCTCAATAATCTTACACAAATTGGACTCTAATAACGTGTCGTATAATGCATTGAAATGGGATCTTGTTAGTTCATCGCCCATTAGTTCCTTCTCGTATTGCTTTAGCGCCGTGTTGAAGTCTAAAAGCGATCTGTTGTTATAAGCCTCAGCGACAGCTTTCATGGCATCAATGCCTCGGGACTGGTACGTTTCCTTTGTGTATTTTGCGTTTAGGATGTTTTTTACGTCATCAATAAGGTTCAGCATGATCTTAGACAATAGCATGTATTTCAACACTTGACATGCCTTTTCGTAGGAATTATGCGTAGTCAAATTGTGGTAGCTTTCAAAACTTTCGAAGAAATACGAAAATGCAGTTTTGTAGTCTTTATCTTCACAGTGCAGGATACCACTCATCAAGTCCAGCTCCGCAACTGTTTGTGTAGGACAGTATATGGAGTTAGCGGCCGTCCTTGCTGCAGTCAACGAGGCCTTGGACTTGGCTAGATTCCTCAGTTTATGGTAAACTTTACTTTCCAATAGATGTACATCAACCAAAGAGGGCTTGTCGTCCAGCTTTTTGAACTCCCTCAAAAGATCGTTAATCAATGCTAATGAGTCCTTGTActgtttcttttgataatgtaaGGTGGCCAATTTGATCGAGAGTGAATGCTTCAAAAACAcccttttttctctcttggCAAATTCGATGCTTTTCTCGCACACAAAGATCTGATCGTCCAAGGAGTCCGGCACTTGCtcgaatttttcaatcaaCGTTTTCAATACCTTTACCGTTTTGGATTTGGCAAATTGCATCATATACTCCGTagaatgaggaataaaCTCGCGCAATTTGTCCTTTGCACCCATAGTCACGTATAACTGTCCTAATTCCAATATGCTTGTCTCCTGTTCATTTCTACGCTTGTCATCCACACTGGCACCGGCAGCGGCGCTGCTCTGTGAGCTGTCTTTATCCAGCAGGCTCAAATAGACTTGTTCTGCCTCATTATACTGTTTTTCATTAACCAGTCTCCTGGCCTCTTCTAATTTCGAACCTGGCAGAGACATGAAGTTCCTCGTTTATAGATTAATCACCAATTGTCCTCTTTCAGCGCTTCTGTTAGTTGGCCTTATTTAACGGATCTTTGCTTCAATTACGCTTTCTACCAACATTTGCCACCCTTGGAACCAGAAGAGAATATACATCATTCGGGGTTGCCCTGCCCATTTATATCGTATATTGTGATGAtataccttttttttttttttcgctgcgttttttttctcgaCACGTGTCGAAGAAGAGTTTGGCGTTTCTAAGCAGATCTTGATTATTTTCGAGCAGCAAAACAAGACAAACAGGTGCATTGTTAAAGCGAGGTAGTATCAGAAGAGCCTATCAAGAAACAGCTAACAGCTACAAGCACGGTCATGTCGGAAGAGAAAACGTACAAACGTGTAGAGCAGGATGATCCCGTGCCCGAACTGGATATCAAGCAGGGCCCCGTAAGACCCTTTATTGTTACCGATCCGAGTGCCGAATTGGCCTCGTTACGAACCATGGTCACTCTTAAAGAGAAGCTGTTAGTGGCCTGTCTTGCTGTCTTTACAGCGGTCATTAGATTGCATGGCTTGGCATGGCCTGACAGCGTGGTGTTTGATGAAGTACATTTCGGTGGGTTTGCCTCGCAATACATTAGGGGGACTTACTTCATGGATGTGCATCCTCCTCTTGCAAAGATGTTGTATGCTGGTGTGGCATCGCTTGGTGGGTTCCAGGGTGATTTTGACTTCGAAAATATTGGTGACAGCTTTCCATCTACGACGCCATACGTGTTGATGAGATTTTTCTCTGCTTCTTTGGGGGCTCTTACTGTTATTTTGATGTACATGACTTTACGTTATTCTGGTGTTCGTATGTGGGTTGCTTTGATGAGCGCTATCTGCTTTGCCGTTGAAAACTCGTACGTCACTATTTCTCGTTACATTCTGTTGGACGCCCCATTGATGTTTTTCATTGCAGCTGCAGTCTACTCTTTCAAGAAATACGAAATGTACCCTGCCAACTCGCTCAATGCTTACAAGTCCTTGCTTGCTACTGGTATTGCTCTTGGTATGGCATCTTCATCCAAATGGGTTGGTCTTTTCACGGTTACATGGGTGGGTCTTTTATGTATCTGGAGACTATGGTTCATGATTGGGGATTTGACTAAGTCTTCCAAGTCCATCTTCAAAGTAGCATTTGCCAAATTGGCCTTCTTGTTGGGTGTGCCTTTTGCCCTTTATCTGGTCTTCTTTTATATCCACTTCCAATCATTAACTTTGGACGGGGATGGCGCAAGCTTCTTTTCGCCTGAATTTAGATCTACACTAAAGAACAATAAGATCCCCCAAAATGTCGTTGCTGATGTCGGCATTGGCTCCATTATCAGCTTGCGTCATCTCTCTACCATGGGCGGTTATTTGCATTCTCATTCACACAATTATCCAGCTGGTTCGGAACAACAACAAAGCACTTTATATCCTCACATGGATGCCAATAACGATTGGTTGTTGGAACTTTACAACGCACCCGGCGAATCTTTAACAACATTCCAAAACCTAACCGATGGTACCAAGGTCAGACTATTCCACACTGTTACAAGATGTAGATTACACTCTCATGACCATAAGCCACCCGTTTCAGAAAGCAGCGACTGGCAGAAGGAGGTTTCTTGTTATGGTTACAGCGGATTCGACGGTGATGCTAATGATGACTGGGTTGTTGAGATTGATAAAAAGAATTCTGCTCCTGGAGTTGCCCAAGAACGGGTCATAGCTTTGGACACAAAGTTTAGATTGAGACATGCTATGACAGGCTGTTATTTGTTTTCCCACGAAGTCAAGTTGCCAGCTTGGGGGTTCGAACAACAAGAAGTTACCTGTGCCTCCTCCGGTAGACATGATTTAACATTGTGGTACGTTGAGAACAACAGTAACCCATTGTTACCAGAAGATACCAAGCGTATTTCCTATAAACCTGCAAGCTTCATTtctaaatttattgaatcCCATAAAAAGATGTGGcatatcaataaaaatttggtcGAACCTCATGTTTATGAATCACAACCAACTTCATGGCCATTCTTGCTACGTGGTATAAGTTACTGGGGTGAAAATAACAGAAACGTCTATCTATTAGGTAATGCGATCGTATGGTGGGCTGTCACCGCTTTCATCGGTATTTTCGGATTGATTGTTATCACTGAGCTGTTCTCGTGGCAGTTAGGTAAACCAATTTTGAAGGACTCCAAGGTTGTTAACTTCCACGTTCAGGTTATTCACTACTTATTGGGTTTTGCCGTCCATTATGCTCCATCTTTCTTAATGCAACGTCAAATGTTTTTGCATCACTACTTACCTGCTTATTATTTCGGTATTCTTGCCCTTGGCCACGCCTTGGACATAATAGTTTCTTATGTTTTCCGCAGCAAGAGACAAATGGGCTACGCGGTAGTGATCACTTTCCTTGCTGCTTCTGTGTATTTCTTCAAGAGCTTCAGTCCAATTATTTACGGTACACCATGGACTCAAGAATTGTGTCAAAAATCGCAGTGGTTGTCTGGTTGGGACTACAATTGTAACACatacttttcttcattagaAGAGTACAAAAACCAAACCTTGACTAAACGTGAATCTCAACCTGCCGCCACTAGTacagttgaagaaatcactaTAGAAGGGGACGGTCCGTCGTATGAAGATCTCATGAACGAGGATGGCAAGAAAATCTTTAAAGACACAGAAGGTAATGAACTAGATCCAGAAGTtgtcaaaaaaatgttgGAAGAGGAGGGAGCTAACATTTTAAAAGTAGAAAAAAGGGCTGTTTTGGAATAAATTTCCCAGTACTCTCCACATTTTTATGTAAAGTCTTCTATAAGCTCTCGAGCGTATAATTAAAAACGAAAAtagacaaaaaaaacatcatgaataaaaaaaatgtcttGAAGCTGACTATATTGTCCATCTGCGTTTAGAGACACGTATTCTATTTCGCTCAAATAAGTATGATCTGCAAGTAGTTTCAGTGGTATTATCATTTCGCACcgttttttttccaagaacTCGTTTACGTGCCGCGAAAAGTCTATCGAATAGGCATTCGAGAACAATAGAAAAGGAACAGAAGCGTAGT
This is a stretch of genomic DNA from Saccharomyces cerevisiae S288C chromosome IV, complete sequence. It encodes these proteins:
- the DUN1 gene encoding serine/threonine protein kinase DUN1 (Cell-cycle checkpoint S/T protein kinase; required for transient G2/M arrest after DNA damage, damage-induced transcription, and nuclear-to-cytoplasmic redistribution of Rnr2p-Rnr4p after genotoxic stress and iron deprivation; phosphorylates repair protein Rad55p, transcriptional repressor Sml1p, superoxide dismutase, and ribonucleotide reductase inhibitors Crt1p and Dif1p; functions in the Mec1p pathway to regulate dNTP pools and telomere length; postreplicative repair role), whose product is MSLSTKREHSGDVTDSSFKRQQRSNKPSSEYTCLGHLVNLIPGKEQKVEITNRNVTTIGRSRSCDVILSEPDISTFHAEFHLLQMDVDNFQRNLINVIDKSRNGTFINGNRLVKKDYILKNGDRIVFGKSCSFLFKYASSSSTDIENDDEKVSSESRSYKNDDEVFKKPQISATSSQNATTSAAIRKLNKTRPVSFFDKYLLGKELGAGHYALVKEAKNKKTGQQVAVKIFHAQQNDDQKKNKQFREETNILMRVQHPNIVNLLDSFVEPISKSQIQKYLVLEKIDDGELFERIVRKTCLRQDESKALFKQLLTGLKYLHEQNIIHRDIKPENILLNITRRENPSQVQLGPWDEDEIDIQVKIADFGLAKFTGEMQFTNTLCGTPSYVAPEVLTKKGYTSKVDLWSAGVILYVCLCGFPPFSDQLGPPSLKEQILQAKYAFYSPYWDKIDDSVLHLISNLLVLNPDERYNIDEALNHPWFNDIQQQSSVSLELQRLQITDNKIPKTYSELSCL
- the GET3 gene encoding guanine nucleotide exchange factor GET3 (Guanine nucleotide exchange factor for Gpa1p; amplifies G-protein signaling; subunit of the GET complex involved in ATP-dependent Golgi-to-ER trafficking; binds as a dimer to the transmembrane domain of tail-anchored proteins in the cytosol, shielding them from aqueous solvent until the Get1p/Get2p heterodimer releases the substrate and inserts it into the ER membrane; acts as a chaperone under ATP-depleted oxidative stress conditions; protein abundance increases under DNA replication stress), producing the protein MDLTVEPNLHSLITSTTHKWIFVGGKGGVGKTTSSCSIAIQMALSQPNKQFLLISTDPAHNLSDAFGEKFGKDARKVTGMNNLSCMEIDPSAALKDMNDMAVSRANNNGSDGQGDDLGSLLQGGALADLTGSIPGIDEALSFMEVMKHIKRQEQGEGETFDTVIFDTAPTGHTLRFLQLPNTLSKLLEKFGEITNKLGPMLNSFMGAGNVDISGKLNELKANVETIRQQFTDPDLTTFVCVCISEFLSLYETERLIQELISYDMDVNSIIVNQLLFAENDQEHNCKRCQARWKMQKKYLDQIDELYEDFHVVKMPLCAGEIRGLNNLTKFSQFLNKEYNPITDGKVIYELEDKE
- the BUG1 gene encoding Bug1p (Cis-golgi localized protein involved in ER to Golgi transport; forms a complex with the mammalian GRASP65 homolog, Grh1p; mutants are compromised for the fusion of ER-derived vesicles with Golgi membranes) translates to MSEQESDEVKRMKQLEEARKRVEELKKKKNKKNKGKKNKNSSATGSIGSETPDLEGTPGEESTQEETVKANSTKSENNDQNDVDEESEEKEIEQVKSDPSGTTEKDIEEINSTSSNVGKDDAENTKKEEVQEVIKNNNDEQTADAGKTIEPQEEKKIVQTQEGNEPSNTSEAADDLFANDGNEESDFLTTIKKQKEEDELTKLRAENEKLTQENKQLKFLNMENETTVDDLQDQLQEKEDIINGLQNDLQTARDELIAAVEKLKLAEAKAARNTTATPIQFADFNTSSNNLTPSQSVTNSGTQVAHGNNMEVDRVMLNKWRQWNVDMTTWRSIGSGPIMEF
- the SNU23 gene encoding U4/U6-U5 snRNP complex subunit SNU23 (Component of the U4/U6.U5 snRNP complex; involved in mRNA splicing via spliceosome) encodes the protein MSNFGRRTWDREEYAEQARSGYDDRSLKATLTPIELQALKSKYTNYDHLIKGSLKDLNKRKLTANTESLSSFKRGKKFGFYCDICNLTFKDTLQYIDHLNHKVHAIKFENLFDEPLIIDIRDNDDVPQEEFELCYHNLIKDFVEVRSMETQSKRKRLLDTDVEKAKKVATKPSIESESKVSQMMGFSNFATSKK
- the RPN6 gene encoding proteasome regulatory particle lid subunit RPN6 (Essential, non-ATPase regulatory subunit of the 26S proteasome lid; required for the assembly and activity of the 26S proteasome; the human homolog (S9 protein) partially rescues Rpn6p depletion; protein abundance increases in response to DNA replication stress), producing the protein MSLPGSKLEEARRLVNEKQYNEAEQVYLSLLDKDSSQSSAAAGASVDDKRRNEQETSILELGQLYVTMGAKDKLREFIPHSTEYMMQFAKSKTVKVLKTLIEKFEQVPDSLDDQIFVCEKSIEFAKREKRVFLKHSLSIKLATLHYQKKQYKDSLALINDLLREFKKLDDKPSLVDVHLLESKVYHKLRNLAKSKASLTAARTAANSIYCPTQTVAELDLMSGILHCEDKDYKTAFSYFFESFESYHNLTTHNSYEKACQVLKYMLLSKIMLNLIDDVKNILNAKYTKETYQSRGIDAMKAVAEAYNNRSLLDFNTALKQYEKELMGDELTRSHFNALYDTLLESNLCKIIEPFECVEISHISKIIGLDTQQVEGKLSQMILDKIFYGVLDQGNGWLYVYETPNQDATYDSALELVGQLNKVVDQLFEKASVLY
- the PMT1 gene encoding dolichyl-phosphate-mannose-protein mannosyltransferase PMT1 (Protein O-mannosyltransferase of the ER membrane; transfers mannose from dolichyl phosphate-D-mannose to protein serine and threonine residues; 1 of 7 related proteins involved in O-glycosylation which is essential for cell wall rigidity; functions as a heterodimer with Pmt2p but can also pair with Pmt3p; involved in ER quality control; amino terminus faces cytoplasm, carboxyl terminus faces ER lumen); translation: MSEEKTYKRVEQDDPVPELDIKQGPVRPFIVTDPSAELASLRTMVTLKEKLLVACLAVFTAVIRLHGLAWPDSVVFDEVHFGGFASQYIRGTYFMDVHPPLAKMLYAGVASLGGFQGDFDFENIGDSFPSTTPYVLMRFFSASLGALTVILMYMTLRYSGVRMWVALMSAICFAVENSYVTISRYILLDAPLMFFIAAAVYSFKKYEMYPANSLNAYKSLLATGIALGMASSSKWVGLFTVTWVGLLCIWRLWFMIGDLTKSSKSIFKVAFAKLAFLLGVPFALYLVFFYIHFQSLTLDGDGASFFSPEFRSTLKNNKIPQNVVADVGIGSIISLRHLSTMGGYLHSHSHNYPAGSEQQQSTLYPHMDANNDWLLELYNAPGESLTTFQNLTDGTKVRLFHTVTRCRLHSHDHKPPVSESSDWQKEVSCYGYSGFDGDANDDWVVEIDKKNSAPGVAQERVIALDTKFRLRHAMTGCYLFSHEVKLPAWGFEQQEVTCASSGRHDLTLWYVENNSNPLLPEDTKRISYKPASFISKFIESHKKMWHINKNLVEPHVYESQPTSWPFLLRGISYWGENNRNVYLLGNAIVWWAVTAFIGIFGLIVITELFSWQLGKPILKDSKVVNFHVQVIHYLLGFAVHYAPSFLMQRQMFLHHYLPAYYFGILALGHALDIIVSYVFRSKRQMGYAVVITFLAASVYFFKSFSPIIYGTPWTQELCQKSQWLSGWDYNCNTYFSSLEEYKNQTLTKRESQPAATSTVEEITIEGDGPSYEDLMNEDGKKIFKDTEGNELDPEVVKKMLEEEGANILKVEKRAVLE